The following proteins come from a genomic window of Sorex araneus isolate mSorAra2 chromosome 1, mSorAra2.pri, whole genome shotgun sequence:
- the LOC101557231 gene encoding serine/threonine-protein phosphatase 2A regulatory subunit B'' subunit gamma-like yields MDWKEILRQRLATPNTDLKKKKSEQKLKDEEMDLFTMYYSEWKGGGKNTNEFYKNIPRFYYRLPAEDEVLLQKLREESRAVFLQRKSRELLDNEELQNLWFLLDKHQTPPMIGEESMINYESFLKVGEKAGSKCKQSFTAKVFAKLLHIDSYGRISIMQFFNYVMRKVWLHQTRIGLSLYDVAGQEYLRESDLENYILELIPTLSQLDGLEKSFYSFYVCTAVRKFFFFLDPLRTRKIKIQDILACNFLDDLLELRDEELSKESQETNWFSAPSALRVYGQYLNLDKDHNGMLSKEELSRYGTATMTNVFLDRVFQECLTYDGEMDYKTYLDFVLALENRKEPTALQYIFKLLYILNKGYLNVFSLNYFFRAIQELMKIHGQDPVSFQDVKDEIFDMVKPKDPLKISLQDLINSNQGDTVTTILIDLNGFWTYENREALVANDNENSADLDDT; encoded by the coding sequence ATGGACTGGAAAGAAATCCTTCGCCAGCGGCTAGCGACGCCCAACACTgacctaaagaaaaagaaaagtgagcaAAAACTGAAAGATGAAGAAATGGATTTATTTACTATGTACTACTCTGAATGGAAAGGAGGTGGAAAAAACACAAATGAATTCTATAAGAACATTCCCCGTTTTTATTATAGGCTGCCAGCTGAAGATGAAGTTTTACTACAAAAATTGAGAGAGGAATCCCGAGCTGTCTTTCtgcaaaggaaaagcagagagctGTTAGACAATGAAGAATTACAGAACTTATGGTTTTTGCTGGATAAGCACCAAACACCACCTATGATTGGAGAAGAATCAATGATTAATTATGAAAGTTTTTTGAAAGTTGGTGAAAAAGCTGGATCAAAATGCAAGCAGTCTTTCACAGCAAAAGTTTTTGCTAAACTCCTTCATATAGATTCTTATGGAAGGATATCTATTATGCAGTTCTTTAATTATGTCATGAGAAAGGTGTGGCTTCATCAAACAAGAATAGGACTCAGTTTATATGATGTTGCTGGTCAAGAGTACCTTCGGGAATCAGACTTAGAAAACTACATATTGGAACTTATTCCCACTTTGTCACAATTAGATGGATTGGAAaaatctttttattccttttatgttTGTACGGCTGTTAGgaagttcttcttttttttagacCCTCTAAGAACAAGGAAGATCAAAATTCAAGATATTTTAGCATGCAACTTTCTAGACGATCTGTTAGAGCTAAGGGATGAGGAACTATCAAAAGAGAGTCAAGAAACAAATTGGTTTTCTGCTCCTTCTGCCCTAAGAGTTTATGGCCAGTATTTGAATCTGGATAAGGATCACAATGGCATGCTCAGTAAAGAAGAGCTCTCTCGCTACGGAACAGCAACCATGACCAATGTCTTCTTGGACCGGGTCTTCCAGGAGTGTCTCACTTACGATGGAGAAATGGATTATAAAACCTACCTGGATTTTGTCCTTGCATTAGAAAACCGAAAAGAACCTACAGCTcttcagtatatttttaaattgctataTATATTGAACAAAGGTTATCTGAATGTCTTTTCCCTTAACTATTTCTTTAGGGCTATACAGGAACTAATGAAAATCCATGGACAAGATCCTGTTTCATTTCAAGATGTCAAGGATGAAATCTTTGACATGGTAAAGCCAAAGGATCctttaaaaatttctcttcagGATTTAATTAACAGCAATCAAGGGGACACAGTTACCACCATTCTAATTGATCTGAATGGATTCTGGACTTATGAGAACAGAGAAGCCCTTGTTGCAAATGACAATGAGAACTCAGCAGACCTGGATGATACATGA